Proteins from one Polymorphobacter megasporae genomic window:
- a CDS encoding alpha/beta hydrolase family protein translates to MTLLDPRIAPPRTLDELRQETVKRITSGGYPGRGVRPVDAQTAMAALTSLDPEDWAKVWMAVGDRVVDEADRAVPDAQGTLFQSAYAAYTMGRFPTIATPGKQASYEKAISAYMRYAALLPQRLEVVRIPFEGSEIIGYLRKPDGPGQFPLMVQCGGLDFWKENVADEALSYMPHGIGVFAMDMPGTGQSPIKGDVGSERVFSRVFDWAETRPDVDSTRMFMRGVSWGGHWATRVAIAEKGRLLGAINHGGAVHYFFQPEWQLKALGTREYLLDLFGARANVFGVTTLDEFLAYGPRMSLLNDDRIDLPCAPMLVMNGAKDSQVPIADQLLLLQRGDAKEAWINPRGAHMGFGAGWGPDRTIRDIIAPWLLKKLAQHAAEHGHG, encoded by the coding sequence ATGACGCTCTTGGATCCGCGGATCGCGCCGCCGCGCACGCTCGACGAACTGCGGCAGGAGACCGTCAAGCGGATCACGTCGGGCGGCTACCCCGGGCGCGGCGTCCGCCCGGTGGATGCGCAGACCGCGATGGCGGCGCTGACCTCGCTCGACCCCGAGGACTGGGCGAAAGTGTGGATGGCCGTCGGCGATCGCGTCGTCGACGAGGCCGACCGCGCTGTACCGGACGCGCAGGGCACGCTGTTCCAGAGCGCCTACGCCGCGTACACGATGGGGCGTTTCCCGACGATCGCGACGCCGGGCAAGCAGGCATCGTACGAAAAGGCGATCTCCGCTTACATGCGCTACGCCGCACTGCTGCCGCAGCGGCTCGAGGTCGTGCGCATTCCGTTCGAGGGCAGCGAGATCATCGGCTATCTCCGCAAGCCCGACGGGCCGGGGCAATTCCCGCTGATGGTCCAGTGCGGGGGGCTCGACTTCTGGAAGGAAAACGTCGCCGACGAGGCGCTGTCGTACATGCCGCACGGCATCGGCGTGTTCGCCATGGACATGCCGGGGACCGGCCAGTCGCCGATCAAGGGCGACGTCGGGTCGGAGCGGGTGTTCAGCCGTGTCTTCGACTGGGCGGAGACGCGGCCCGACGTCGATTCGACCCGGATGTTCATGCGCGGGGTCAGCTGGGGCGGTCACTGGGCGACACGCGTCGCGATTGCCGAAAAGGGCCGTCTGCTCGGCGCGATCAACCACGGCGGCGCGGTCCATTATTTCTTTCAGCCCGAATGGCAGCTCAAGGCGCTCGGGACGCGCGAATATCTGCTCGACCTGTTTGGCGCGCGGGCAAACGTATTCGGCGTCACGACTCTCGACGAGTTTCTTGCATACGGCCCGCGGATGTCGCTGCTCAACGACGACCGGATCGACCTCCCCTGCGCGCCTATGCTGGTGATGAACGGCGCGAAGGATAGTCAGGTGCCGATCGCCGACCAGCTCCTGCTGTTGCAGCGCGGGGACGCCAAAGAGGCGTGGATTAACCCGAGGGGGGCACACATGGGCTTTGGGGCGGGGTGGGGTCCCGATCGCACGATCCGCGACATCATCGCCCCGTGGCTGCTAAAGAAGCTGGCGCAGCACGCGGCGGAGCACGGTCATGGCTGA